The Plectropomus leopardus isolate mb chromosome 7, YSFRI_Pleo_2.0, whole genome shotgun sequence genome window below encodes:
- the LOC121945436 gene encoding tetratricopeptide repeat protein 24 — protein sequence MASDASPPGDDEVKDRRRRRRKEREVRKKEVQEVDIEELTSAGHRALQEGRTEDALSCFNKTLKAAEQLQDSRVLRACSFNLGAAYVEAGRPKKGLDLLRQAQPGPKADRLPDLQFNLALAHNALGQSQEATGYFLQAAQLYRSQGDGGSEGDACMEMSRCYSRAQDWSQAVQGFLRAAESYRVAAMLDSAAAALKEAGSHMIQSDQFSADDIIGVLAECLSLTDSITDPKTLGELYLSVGMSYCRLRCFQEAVRCFQQALGPAAQRPPLLAKVLHNLGAALNSVGQFTPAVGYHRLAAGLYGSLGCRGDQARCFSNLGFACSQLGDDEEAAESFIHALQGFRDTEDHLAQVQVCESLAECYLKQRKQQKAVQLYKQALTALSHCKDSPVGVRDRLVERLTAALQRPRPPRPHPLSPHVGQRIRKSDITQSPDRASNQQLDGQRGEGQGSQQDATARQEAAEHCGSARDGATEGPEHISMVPGPHSLYQSDQSDQPHTESETSLVQEAESPPTSPGDTREATPLVARWRSRFCSLM from the exons ATGGCGTCTGATGCGTCTCCTCCAGGTGACGATGAGGTGAAGGatagaaggaggaggaggaggaaggagcgGGAGGTGAGGAAGAAGGAGGTTCAGGAGGTGGACATCGAGGAGTTAACGTCTGCAGGTCACAGAGCGCTGCAGGAGGGACGGACCGAAGACGCTCTGAGCTGCTTCAACAAGACTCTGAAGGCTGCAGAACAG ctgcAGGACTCTCGGGTCCTGCGGGCCTGTTCCTTTAACCTCGGTGCAGCCTACGTGGAGGCGGGCCGGCCTAAGAAAGGTCTGGACCTCCTGCGTCAGGCTCAGCCCGGCCCGAAGGCCGACCGGCTCCCGGACCTCCAGTTCAACCTGGCCCTGGCCCACAATGCACTGGGGCAGAGCCAAGAGGCCACCGGCTACTTCCTGCAGGCCGCTCAGCTGTACAGATCGCAGGGAGACGGAGGCAGCGAGGGAGACGCCTGCATGGAGATGAGCCGCTGCTACAGCAGAGCGCAG gacTGGTCTCAGGCGGTTCAGGGTTTCCTGCGAGCTGCAGAGAGTTACAGAGTGGCAGCCATGTTGgattctgcagctgctgccctCAAAGAGGCAGGAAGTCACATGATCCAATCAGATCAGTTCAGCGCAGATGACATCATCGGCGTGCTGGCAGAGTGTCTGAGTTTAACAGACAGCATCACCGACCCAAAGACCCTGG GTGAGCTGTACCTGTCAGTGGGCATGTCCTACTGCCGGCTCAGGTGTTTCCAGGAGGCGgtgaggtgtttccagcaggCTCTGGGCCCCGCCGCTCAGCGGCCCCCCCTACTGgccaaagtgcttcacaaccTGGGAGCCGCCCTGAACTCTGTGGGCCAGTTCACACCTGCTGTGGGCTACCACAGGCTGGCTGCTGGACTCTACG GCTCACTGGGTTGCCGTGGCGATCAGGCCCGTTGTTTCAGTAACCTGGGGTTTGCCTGCAGTCAGCTGGGTGATGAtgaggaggcagcagagagcTTCATTCACGCTCTGCAGGGGTTCAGAGACACAG aggACCACCTGGCGCAGGTTCAGGTGTGTGAGTCGTTAGCAGAGTGTTACCTGAAGCAGAGGAAGCAGCAGAAAGCAGTTCAGCTCTACAAACAGGCTCTGACCGCTCTGTCGCACTGCAAG GACAGTCCTGTTGGTGTTCGAGATCGACTGGTGGAGCGTctgactgcagctctgcag aggcCACGCCCACCCAGACCACACCCACTCAGCCCACATGTTGGACAGCGGATCAG GAAAAGTGACATCACACAGAGTCCAGACCGAGCGTCCAACCAGCAGCTAGACGGTCAGAGGGGGGAGGGGCAAG GGTCACAGCAGGACGCCACAGccagacaggaagcagcagagCATTGTGGGTCAGCGAGGGACGGCGCCACTGAGGGACCCGAACACATCAGCATGGTACCTGGACCGCACAG TTTGTACCAGTCAGACCAGTCAGACCAGCCGCACACTGAGAG tgaaaCCTCATTGGTCCAGGAGGCGGAGTCTCCGCCCACCAGCCCAGGTGACACCAGAGAGGCCACGCCCCTTGTCGCCAGGTGGCGGTCTCGGTTCTGTTCGCTGATGTAG